The proteins below are encoded in one region of Rhizobacter sp.:
- the ettA gene encoding energy-dependent translational throttle protein EttA, which translates to MAQYVFTMNRVGKIVPPKRQILKNISLSFFPGAKIGVLGLNGSGKSTLLKIMAGIDKDIEGEATPMPGLKIGYLPQEPQLDPNQTVREAVEQGIGGVLAAKARLEQVYAEYADENADFDKLAAEQAELEAIIAAAGSENTDLQLELAADALRLPPWDAVIGNLSGGEKRRVALCRLLLSKPDMLLLDEPTNHLDAESVDWLEQFLQRFPGTVVAITHDRYFLDNAAEWILELDRGSGIPWKGNYSTWLDQKEARLEQEQKSEDARMKAMKKELEWVRQNPKGRQAKSKARIARFEELSDVEYQKRNETNEIFIPVGDRLGHEVLEFENVTKSFGDRVLIDNLSFKVPAGAIVGIIGPNGAGKSTLFRMISGQEKPDSGTVKIGPTAKLAFVDQSRESLSADKTVWEDVSGGLDNIVVGKFVMPSRAYIGRFNFKGNDQQKLVGSLSGGERGRLHLAKTLAQGGNVLMLDEPSNDLDVETLRALEDALLEFAGSVMVISHDRWFLDRIATHILACEGDSKWVFFDGNYQEYEADKKKRLGEEGARPKRVRFKALK; encoded by the coding sequence ATGGCCCAGTACGTCTTCACCATGAACCGCGTCGGCAAGATCGTTCCGCCGAAGCGCCAGATCCTCAAGAACATCTCGCTCAGCTTCTTCCCGGGCGCCAAGATCGGCGTGCTGGGCCTGAACGGCTCGGGCAAATCGACGCTGCTCAAGATCATGGCCGGCATCGACAAGGACATCGAGGGTGAAGCCACCCCCATGCCCGGCCTGAAGATCGGCTACCTGCCGCAGGAGCCGCAGCTCGACCCCAACCAGACCGTGCGTGAAGCGGTGGAGCAGGGCATCGGCGGCGTGCTGGCCGCCAAGGCCCGCCTGGAACAGGTCTACGCCGAATACGCCGACGAGAACGCCGACTTCGACAAACTCGCCGCCGAGCAGGCTGAGCTCGAAGCCATCATCGCCGCCGCCGGCAGCGAAAACACCGACCTGCAGCTCGAGCTCGCCGCCGACGCGCTGCGCCTGCCGCCCTGGGACGCCGTGATCGGCAACCTGTCGGGCGGCGAGAAGCGCCGCGTGGCCCTGTGCCGCTTGCTGCTCAGCAAGCCCGACATGCTGCTGCTCGACGAACCCACCAACCACCTGGACGCCGAGTCGGTCGACTGGCTGGAGCAATTCCTGCAGCGCTTCCCCGGCACCGTGGTGGCCATCACCCACGACCGCTACTTCCTCGACAACGCCGCCGAATGGATCTTGGAGCTCGACCGCGGATCGGGCATCCCCTGGAAGGGCAACTACTCCACCTGGCTCGACCAGAAGGAAGCCCGCCTGGAGCAGGAACAGAAGAGCGAAGACGCCCGCATGAAGGCGATGAAGAAGGAACTGGAGTGGGTGCGCCAGAACCCGAAGGGCCGCCAGGCCAAGAGCAAGGCGCGTATCGCCCGCTTCGAGGAGCTCTCCGACGTCGAGTACCAGAAGCGCAACGAGACCAACGAAATCTTCATCCCCGTGGGCGACCGCCTGGGCCATGAAGTGCTGGAGTTCGAGAACGTCACCAAGAGCTTCGGCGACCGGGTGCTGATCGACAACTTGAGCTTCAAGGTGCCGGCAGGCGCCATCGTCGGCATCATCGGCCCGAACGGCGCGGGCAAGTCGACGCTCTTCCGCATGATCTCGGGCCAGGAGAAGCCCGACAGCGGCACGGTGAAGATCGGCCCGACGGCCAAGCTCGCCTTCGTCGACCAGAGCCGCGAGTCGCTCAGCGCCGACAAGACCGTGTGGGAAGACGTCTCGGGCGGCCTCGACAACATCGTCGTCGGCAAGTTCGTGATGCCTTCGCGCGCCTACATCGGCCGCTTCAACTTCAAGGGCAACGACCAGCAGAAGCTGGTGGGTTCGCTGTCGGGCGGTGAACGTGGCCGCCTGCACCTGGCCAAGACGCTCGCCCAGGGCGGCAACGTGCTGATGCTCGACGAACCGTCGAACGACCTCGACGTGGAGACCCTGCGTGCCCTGGAAGACGCGCTGCTGGAATTCGCGGGTTCGGTGATGGTCATCTCGCACGACCGCTGGTTCCTCGACCGCATCGCCACCCACATCCTCGCCTGCGAAGGCGATTCGAAGTGGGTCTTCTTCGACGGCAACTACCAGGAGTACGAGGCCGACAAGAAGAAGCGCCTCGGAGAAGAAGGCGCGCGGCCGAAGCGTGTGCGCTTCAAGGCGCTCAAGTAA
- a CDS encoding C1 family peptidase, whose amino-acid sequence MVTRKKNSKAGSSSKKTQAPPALFMRVARPDPPDARDRPFRPQVGVAPAATLFPSTALPVKHQGDTNACTGFSLALVVEHLLRRSAREKAPAISSFMLYSMARRYDEFPGSVQDKGSSLRGALKGWYKHGACREDLFSDLAMPPASKKIEDDWWFDAVKRPLGAYYRIDTRSLADMHAALNEVGILYASAGCHSGWDEGLELPPMAKRPTSFKNVWEIPVQGGQADHPGHAFAIVGYNERGFLIQNSWGPTWGSHGYAVLTYDDWLRNAMDCWVAQLGVVTRDHTEISRSITLRTDKKGRVALAASEVLRNREISPFILNMGNNGALSNSGVFRTQPDDVRALIDVHLAEARKRWGLDDGVVDVCIYAHGGLVGEQKAAEIAAQWIPMLYERKIFPVFLMWETDFFSTLLNLITDAIKDVPRSTGFGLKDWWNERLEQLVARPGTRLWGEMKQNADAMSAYREGVPDDEQAGLVLLYRHFKHAAANKKLRLHVVGHSAGSIVSSFMIDRLVQEGMRFESVSFMAPAVRVDWFDRRVRPHIESGAVKRYQQFHLTDRAEQDDGSCGAYRRSLLYLVSEAFEGGQSTPILGMQKFFEPYAAALPNTLVHLAPGPVSSAKEHGEFDDDPGTRQRVLEFIQKG is encoded by the coding sequence ATGGTCACCCGCAAGAAGAACTCGAAGGCCGGTTCCAGCAGCAAGAAGACCCAGGCGCCCCCGGCGCTCTTCATGCGCGTGGCGAGACCCGACCCGCCCGACGCGCGTGACCGGCCCTTCCGCCCCCAGGTGGGCGTGGCCCCCGCGGCGACGCTCTTCCCCAGCACCGCACTGCCGGTGAAGCACCAGGGCGACACCAACGCCTGCACCGGCTTCAGCCTCGCGCTCGTCGTCGAACACCTGCTGCGCCGCTCGGCGCGAGAGAAGGCGCCGGCCATCTCGTCGTTCATGCTGTACTCGATGGCCCGTCGCTACGACGAGTTTCCGGGCTCGGTGCAAGACAAGGGCTCCAGCCTGCGCGGGGCGCTCAAGGGCTGGTACAAGCACGGCGCCTGCCGCGAGGACTTGTTCAGCGATCTCGCGATGCCACCCGCCAGCAAGAAGATCGAAGACGACTGGTGGTTCGACGCGGTCAAACGCCCGCTCGGCGCCTACTACCGCATCGACACCCGCTCGCTCGCCGACATGCACGCCGCGCTCAACGAGGTGGGCATCCTCTACGCGAGCGCCGGCTGCCACTCGGGCTGGGACGAAGGCCTCGAGCTGCCGCCGATGGCCAAACGCCCCACCTCGTTCAAGAACGTGTGGGAGATCCCGGTCCAGGGCGGCCAGGCCGACCACCCGGGCCATGCGTTTGCGATCGTGGGCTACAACGAGCGCGGCTTCCTGATCCAGAACTCCTGGGGCCCGACCTGGGGCTCGCACGGCTATGCCGTGCTCACCTACGACGACTGGCTGCGCAACGCGATGGACTGCTGGGTGGCGCAGCTGGGCGTGGTCACGCGCGACCACACCGAGATCTCGCGCAGCATCACGCTGCGCACCGACAAAAAGGGGCGCGTGGCGCTCGCCGCGAGCGAGGTGCTGCGCAACCGCGAGATCTCGCCCTTCATCCTCAACATGGGCAACAACGGAGCCTTGAGCAACAGCGGCGTCTTCCGCACCCAGCCCGACGACGTGCGGGCGCTGATCGACGTGCACCTCGCCGAAGCGCGCAAACGCTGGGGCCTCGACGACGGCGTGGTCGACGTCTGCATCTACGCACACGGCGGCCTGGTCGGTGAACAGAAGGCCGCCGAGATCGCCGCGCAGTGGATTCCGATGCTCTACGAGCGGAAGATCTTCCCGGTGTTCCTGATGTGGGAGACCGATTTCTTCTCCACGCTGCTCAACCTCATCACCGATGCCATCAAGGACGTGCCGCGCAGCACCGGCTTCGGCCTCAAGGACTGGTGGAACGAGCGGCTGGAGCAACTGGTGGCCCGCCCCGGCACGCGCCTGTGGGGCGAGATGAAGCAGAACGCCGACGCGATGAGCGCCTACCGCGAGGGCGTGCCCGACGACGAGCAGGCCGGCCTCGTGCTGCTGTACCGCCACTTCAAGCATGCGGCGGCCAACAAGAAGCTGCGCCTGCACGTGGTGGGCCACTCGGCGGGCAGCATCGTGTCGAGCTTCATGATCGACCGGCTGGTGCAGGAGGGCATGCGCTTCGAATCGGTGAGCTTCATGGCCCCGGCGGTGCGGGTCGACTGGTTCGACCGGCGTGTGCGGCCACACATCGAGAGCGGCGCGGTCAAGCGCTACCAGCAGTTCCACCTCACCGACCGCGCCGAGCAGGACGACGGCAGCTGCGGCGCCTACCGCCGCTCGCTGCTGTACCTCGTCAGCGAGGCCTTCGAGGGCGGGCAGAGCACGCCGATCCTCGGCATGCAGAAGTTCTTCGAGCCCTACGCCGCGGCGTTGCCCAACACGCTGGTGCACCTCGCGCCCGGGCCGGTGAGTTCGGCCAAGGAGCACGGCGAGTTCGACGACGACCCGGGCACGCGCCAGCGCGTGCTCGAGTTCATCCAGAAGGGCTAA